In Phaseolus vulgaris cultivar G19833 chromosome 3, P. vulgaris v2.0, whole genome shotgun sequence, the sequence GCATGTACTGTGAGAATTGTATTGAAATAACCTTACAATGAATATGGGTTTGATAATAGTTCAAGGATAGATGTTCAGTAATAAATGCACCAAAAAGAAGAGTTCAATAATATACCCTGACTTCGTCGTAGAGTTTCTTCTCCCATGCATATAACCTGTCTAACGTAGACTGATGACTAGCAGAAAACAAACAATCTTCCTCTGATGGATCATCGGTGCCTCCGAAATCCTCATCCGTAGTGTTTGAAGAAGTCACTAAAAATCTTGATGAGGGTGATCGTAAAGAAGCTGAGCGGAACAGCGCTATTGGGTTCAACAATTTTGATGctgcaaaagaaaaataattcaaatttatattctTGAAAATCTCCCAAATGGGTAAGTGAAAGAAAAATGAAGCACGAAAATCAAATGAAAACTTGGGAACAAGTAAGATTATTTCTATGCAAGACAAACGCATTTTCTATATTATGGTAGATTGACTTTTGAAATgggaaatgaaaagaaatttcaaTCTTGAGAATTCAAACGTTATTAGTGCTTCGCAAACATTGCTAAATGTTTTGTTCCTACAACATATCAGAGCAAATATGAAAGTCATTCTTGAAACTTGAGGCCCGACTTACAAATCAGAACACTATGAAATGCAAGAGAATGCAATAACAATAATACTTGAAACAAggtcaaaatataaattgtatATTTCCATCAAACCTGACAGTTCATTAGATGCTGATAAACACTGAGCTTTCTTGGCCTCTAACAATGCGGAGACATCATTAGCCGCATTGCAGATTACTGTGAATTGAGCTTCAAGATCCCCGATCACTTCAGCCATGCTTGTTGGTCTTCGGTTTACATAAACAGTAAAACCAGGTGTGTCTTCCTTGGCTTCTTGATTACCAGTTGCCATTTCTTGACCAGCAGTTTGAGCTTTAGATACTTGAAAACATTCACCGCCATTGGCTTGTTCTGTGACTTCCTTCACAGTTTCAGTTTCAGCAGCCGTTCCCTGCACTTCCTCCTTGCGTTCATCAACATCTTCAACCGTGACTTCTTCTTTGGAAGAGTCTACATCAATTTTGGCTCTTACTTCTGCTACATTTCCCTTTACAGCAAAATCCTCTTGTTCAGTGCCATCTTCTTCCAGGTCTGGTATTCCTTCGTCTATTCGGACCTGCCTCAGTCCTCCGATCTCATTATCCATTCCAGTCTGGTCAAAGCTACTATGGTTGGGATAACCATAATAGTCCAATGATAAAAATGGGTTCCAAAATGATTCCCATTGGGAATATTGAGGTGAAGGAGGAGGGATATTAGGCCTGTTATTGGGAGAATAAGCAAAAATTGAGGAATTCAAAGGTGAGGATTGCATGGGAAAGCAACCATCAGTGCCAAACTGGTGCATGGGATAATATGTTTCTACCCGAACCATTTCAGGCGATTGAGGCCTTTCCTCAACTGAAATTGCTGGATTACCACCCGACCTTAAGTAATTCACCTTCAAAGTTGTTTTGGGATCAAACTCAATTGTTGTTGCGCTGAAGGATTTTGATGCTATGTGAATGAAGCCAAGAGGATTGGTTTTCTTGACAGGTGTGGAAGGTGAGCTCATGAATGAATCTAATGGCAAATGGTGCGACTCATCGCATTCAAAGTAACCTAACAGTGCAGCTGAAACCCTTTTCATAGACTGAATGTATGCCACATGTTCAGTAGCAAATTGAGCTCTTTGCTCAACAGCCTGTTTGATGAAACGTTTTCTATCTTTGCAAAGCTTGACTGCCTCTTCATCATCCAACCTTGATTGAGAACATCCCATCTCTTCTCGATGCCTTTCCTATGAATATCTCAGGATTGCATTGAAATGgatataaatatcaaaatacaGACTTTTATCTATCGCAAATCTGTCCACAAACAGGAAAATTCAACATATACAACGAATGTCATAAAAATTGAATTGGAGtgaaaaaaacaaataagaagtaaattaaacattattataACCAAAGAAAAGTATCAGGGTAAATAAAGTTAGATGCTTTTCTTTGCTATCAAGTCTAAGAAGGGCAATGCAATGTAAATAGAGATTTAACCAATAGAAACAAGTAATGGAGGTTCCTCCATGCTTTCCATAGAACACAATGCGGAGTCATTAAGAAAGCATAGAACTTTTCATTTGGGAATCTTTGTTTTGGGTAAAGGTGAGAAACAACCACCCTAAATTTTCAATAGGAACACGTCTCGAAGTGAAAATAATTAAGGGCAGATATTAAAACAATCCTCAATCAtctgaagagaaagaaaaggccGTATTCAGATAACAAACTAAGGGGCAAACAACGGCGTAAAAGATTTACATAGCTACGATTACGGATATTGTAGAAATGGTATCAATGTAAACCGAGAAAAAAAATGACAGAAGAGATGCAGAAGAGATGAAGGGTACCAATTTCACCAAAAGCTGAATGCAGCTCACTCACTCTCTTGCTGTGAATAGTTAACAAATGCAGAAAGAGAAAAAGCTAAGCGTTTGGCTTGATTAAGTGTAGAGATGAACAGTGTGAAGTGAATGGAGGAGCATACCTCAGAATGGGGCGTTGATCTcagagagagagggagagagagacgTTGAGAAAAAACAACGGTCAAAACATGCAGAACAAGAATGAGAAAGGAACAGTGTTGTGTGGGGAACACAAAAAGAAACAGTTTAAAGAGCAATAACTAAAAAGAATGTGACAACTAAGGGCAAAATGTTCGTGGAAATGAGAAAAAACTGtcttttgaattgaattttCAGTTATTTTACATCAAATTCAAATATACTATAGTTaagtttcaaaatattttaaaattataagtaaACTTCAGTTACAACgacttttagtttttaaaatttaatttttaattttggttacGTTTTagcttaaatattattttaaaattttagttttaaaattaattaatatagcTAAAAAAATGACCTGGTGAGCCTCAccaaattcaaacaaaaaaacgtttttttcaaaaataataatgtcAACAATGAAAGAAGCGGGACATgcctaaaagaaaattatgtctACTTGGTTTAAAAGATTGAATTATAATTATGTTGATTTGATGTgtcaaattttagaaaaaaataatgataaaatataatagatagttcaaaattatataaatattttaatgattatatgttatatcaattttaatagaTATAAAAACATTATCAAGTGATTTTAGATTGATATAATCTTTCAAAACATAATATAAGTGAGTTTTAAGTTCTACCATGGGTTTcgaaaataaattatctaattaaaagttattaaaattatcataattaatGTAACTTTTATATGTACATATAACAAGAAAAGTAATATAACAACTacactaataaaaataatcaaactAGCAACTCTTTCCtcacaaataaatatttaagtttATAGTGTAAGTAACTAGAGAATAACTTTAAAGTAAgagtgatatattttaaatgacacctacatatattttattattaaagtagaaagagtatataaatagaaaaaaaaattagttattcaggttttatcttaaaaaaatcatttctaaaatgtctctttttatttcttttgttttctctcTAACTTTTTGAACCCCTCTATCACTATCGGAATCAACCATTGGATTATTGGCAGTGAATACCACAAGATTGTCAGATTAGAGTTTCAAAGagagtaaatttatttttgtcccTTCTTCCTTTGAGTTAGTTGTGAACGTGTTAGATTATCTTTGGTATAGGCTTTGTATGTGGTTTTTCTAACTTCATGATTAGTTCATGTTAATTCAGAGTCCTAATGATATTGTTATATCTTTGATTTGAACTTTGTGGTGCTCGTTAAGCTATTTTTGGGCTTTGTAGGATTGGATCTCTTTGTGAGCACATTTATTTCTTCGCAGGTAAGGGAAGgtagttttattttgaaatagaaccctaggttagaagatattgatgtgggggtgacgtggtcaccaattctaAAATTTGTTTGCAGGATTGATTGTTTATGAGTAAAATAGTGGATTGCTTGAAATTAAATGTGAATATGTTGATTTATATTTGAATGAGTTATTGAAGGTATTTTGCTTGAGATTGAAAGTGTTGAATGGTAGTATAAATTGACTTGAATTGCATTATGAATTCTATTCAAGTATGAGAATGTATATAAATGTTTTGTAAATTggtttaaaaataatgaatatatatGTTGACATAGTATCACTACCATTTTGagtaaataattttcattttaatgttgtatgtttttgaaaatataagttTGAATGTATTTTTTGTTGAAAAGTAAGTAAGAAATCGGTTTTTAGAAACATTTTCCTACATATCTCACTAAAGCGAGAATAGGGTAAAAATTGTGGTGCTCTCACGTCCATTTTTACTCAAACAATATGATTTTCGcttaaattaaacaaaaacttaaaaaaaaatcttttaaaaggTTGGTTTATTTATATTATGGTTTTTTATGTAgaattttattacatatataaatgaaaaatctTTTAATTAGATGTTTAAATAATTCTTAgatgaattttttttgtgtttttgaaTTTCTAAGTATTTCTACCACCAATATAGTTCCACATCGTTAAGAAGTCGAGACTAATGGCAGTTTATATACTTCCTCCTCCCTCTACTCGTCGATGCGTCTTTTAAGAACAAACTTGTGATGAAGCACCGACCTCTGGACAAGCCATGTCACTCGGTCTCGATGACTGATcgcattaatatatattattaaaggcGCTCAATAAATGACAACAATGACAGTTGTggaaactccctatgaattatGATTATGTCATTCCAAATCTAGGTGACATCAATATATCTCCCTATAAATCAGGGATCATCACAACAAGGGCCCAtgactaaacactataaataaacctCAGTCAAACACCGATAACAAAAGGAGGAGACTTGAAGGAAGGAGTAAGGAGGCTACCGACACATCAACAATTGTACAACCAGTTCCAGGTACTATTTAGGCCCCTCTTTATCCATACAGGTACACTAAGCTTTGGTATGATTTAATGGTGTGACTTTGGATAATGTGAGATGTGAAATATAGATTTTAATAAAGACATAATATTTTTAGGGAAAAAAATCGTGTTGTTGAGATTGTTTAGGTTGTGTATTGATTAGGGATTAGTCTAAAATGAGGTATCTTGATTCTCTTGATATATTGAAATCACATAGATGAGGATTATCAAGTGTTGAGAGTCGAAGGATGTTCATATGATTTTGTGTGTGcggtttgaaatataatatgaTCTTTCAAGTCATATGAATTAACTTTGTCATACTAGGtgatatgatattgagattattataCACATAGTTGTATGGATTCATAACGAGGTAGTATGACAATTGTATATGCACGAGTCTTCtagaagtagagtcaagtgtttgTCTACCTGGGTCAGTAGAAATTTGACatgagaaataataattatgaaattttataaacatttaaTTTCTTTGTGTACATATGTgaacattaataaatttatgaatgttatttaaaattctctttatattataaatttttaaaaataactagtttACCATGTTGTTtgtgttgtatttttttttatttgtaataataaaaaataatgaagtaGATGATGTTTCAGGTGATAGAATttctcaataaataaataaagattttgaatatttagtttctttaatatcttatttaatatatgaaatatttaaaatctatatatacatatatatttttaaattattatatgattatttttatacatttatatgttaattaaatattacaccattatataattagatatgaataaaaataagaatgttattaaaatatcttaactCATAGCATACAATAACTTTCAtattatactattattttaagaaaatttaaaaaattgtgtatAAGTTTATATACTTTAAGCTTTAATGAAACCACTTACAGATAATTATATACGctaaactttaaactttgaacgTGGTACGCGTGCAAAACACTCCATCGCTAAAATCagcaaaaatatattaaaagttgTAATAAATACATCATGAATCAACCCATGGCTTTAATActtattaatgttttattaaatgttttgttttttttggtTTGGTCATGTAAATGttgcttatatttttaatatgagaCGTGTCGTCGTCCCAAGTAACCACCAACATGGTCTTAGCATTGAAGAGTACGTGACCcatataaagtaaaataaaattccaTAATATGATTCTTTGATTCTTTCATTATATGACATATTGTGTGTGTCTTTGTATATGTCTTCTGTTTGTTTGTGGGTGTGTGGATgtatataataaaaactattaaaatgtATGTTTCACAAAATAACTTCATTAGAGTAAAATTTACAATAACACGTAAAAAATGACATGCACAATGACATTTACGTAcgtaaagtaaaataaaattttataatattactcTCTAAGAGAtgatcttttatatatatatattgtgtatTGTAATATTCCAAAAATTTAGTACATTGTAAGTATATTATTAAAGAATTATAATATTCCAATTTcatgttatttaaaaattacaatattcTAAATTTCTTGTTACAATAtaattgataactaattatattataggatgataagtttttttaagtatttgtATCCTGTTAAAAAtgtctaatatatatatatatatatatatatatatatatatatattagttaataaataaaaaagacatCTATTTCAAATACATAGATTACGTGTATTAATTATGGCTAGCTAtagaaaaatagtaataataaagtTCCAATAATTAAGTTTTGTTTGAATGAAGTGAGAGTGGAAAGGGGAAATCAATTATATGAGGTTTAATCAATTATATCCTCatacataataaattatacCTTTATTTCAAAACACTCAACTACCTTCATTATGCTCCTAGTAACATGCAAACCCAACCTTTTAAATCACAAACCAAATCATTAAACTCCCCATAATTATTCCAACCTTCTTCAACCCGTGCACCACATACCTACCAGTGCTTCAACATGCAAATCTTCAAGAAATACCTCTCATGCACAACATCAATCACCTTCTATGCAGGGGTAAACTCTTCAATCTCACCCTCCAATTCGTCTCTTTTCCTCGCATGTGAGATGGGTGCAACCCCCACCCCCTCCTCCGTCTTTCTTTTCATGCAAATCAATTGTTCCAAACACGAACATAGACAAGATAAATCACCTTCATCACATCACTTGATCCAAACACAGagttaaaagaaaatgaaaattgatTTGTTAAGAATAATAAAGGGTTCTATAACACTAACACTAAAGATTGAATAAAATAGACATTATCCTAGACAATTTCTTTGTTGAATTTGTAAATTAGAATCCTCCTTACTAAAGTATGAATTCTAACTCCCTCGTAATGAATACTTTTAATCATTTTAGAAGACCATTGATTTACAAAGAAGTGTTATAATCATTTTATGAGGTAAATATATTTGGATATATTCCCCTTTTGTCTTGTAAAACCACCTCTATTGAAAATAAcctgactctgataccatattacgaagtggactttaagcctaactcaaccccataaaactggtTCAATGAGGTTGAGggttgcacccatttatatagaatgaaaggctctcatctctagccgatgtgggatctccaacacacccccctcacgccgagagtgatagatagaagctcgtgcgtgggactatatattatgggtggtccgatagcggcccgatagcgggtggcacgataggcccaacacaaacactcgctaggataggctcgaaatggctctgataccatattacgaa encodes:
- the LOC137807246 gene encoding protein ALTERED PHOSPHATE STARVATION RESPONSE 1-like, whose product is MGCSQSRLDDEEAVKLCKDRKRFIKQAVEQRAQFATEHVAYIQSMKRVSAALLGYFECDESHHLPLDSFMSSPSTPVKKTNPLGFIHIASKSFSATTIEFDPKTTLKVNYLRSGGNPAISVEERPQSPEMVRVETYYPMHQFGTDGCFPMQSSPLNSSIFAYSPNNRPNIPPPSPQYSQWESFWNPFLSLDYYGYPNHSSFDQTGMDNEIGGLRQVRIDEGIPDLEEDGTEQEDFAVKGNVAEVRAKIDVDSSKEEVTVEDVDERKEEVQGTAAETETVKEVTEQANGGECFQVSKAQTAGQEMATGNQEAKEDTPGFTVYVNRRPTSMAEVIGDLEAQFTVICNAANDVSALLEAKKAQCLSASNELSASKLLNPIALFRSASLRSPSSRFLVTSSNTTDEDFGGTDDPSEEDCLFSASHQSTLDRLYAWEKKLYDEVRSGERVRIAYDKKCQQLRNHDVNGEEPSSLDKTRAAIRDLHPQITVSMHSVESISRRIETLRDEELHPQLLELLQGLAKMWNVMAECHQAQQRTLDEAKILLVDSDARKQCATSLCDPQRLARSTSNLETELRHWRNTFASWISSQRSYIHALTGWLLRCVRCEHDQSKLACSPRRSSGTHPLFGLCVQWSRRLDTLQETAVLEGIDFFAAGIGSFYAQQSREETRRNAVGLKEDDENMKMVEVGNVEEVMNTEKLAEVAIEVLCTGMSTAMSSMAEFAVDYAEGYNEIVKKWEDVNLQQISCGTDT